A single genomic interval of Vulpes lagopus strain Blue_001 chromosome 19, ASM1834538v1, whole genome shotgun sequence harbors:
- the CSRNP1 gene encoding cysteine/serine-rich nuclear protein 1, protein MPRPQSAPGTTMTGPLKRKFDQLDEDSSSLCSSSSSLSSPGRRSCSCSPSSSVSLAWDSDEEGPWDHLPLPARDFCGFRSFTPLSILKRAPRKRPGRVAFDGITVFYFPRCQGFTSVPSRGGCTLGMAPRHTACRRFSLAEFTQEQARARREKLRLRLKEEKLEALRWKFAESGVPETEASLPLTVDAIDDASVEEDLAVAVAGGRLEEMTFLQPYPARRRRALLRAAGVRRIDREERRELQALRQSREDCGCRCDRVCDPETCSCSLAGIKCQMDHTAFPCGCCREGCENPKGRVEFNQARVQTHFLHTLTRLQLEQGAESLGELEAPAPGSPASPAEQALAPAFPLAKPPVSSELGENSCSSDMTDSSTASGISEAPSSTTHTGLPGPGFQPDVDDDSLARVLSLSDSDLGGEEEEEEEGGVGGLDNLSCFHPADIFGTGDPGGLAGWTHSYSSSSLTSGILDENANLDASFFLNGGLVGLGEGSLPGTSVLPSSDAGQSDSVDLSLSSCDSFELLQALPDYSLGPHYTSRKVSDSLENLEAPCFPLPAFSPPGDAGACFLESIMGLPDAAAEALTPFVDSQLFEDTAPAPLVGPVPV, encoded by the exons ATGCCCAGACCCCAGAGTGCCCCCGGCACCACCATGACTGGGCCACTGAAGAGGAAGTTTGACCAGCTGGATGAGGACTCCTCCTcgctctgctcctcctcctcctctttgtcTTCCCCGGGCCGCCGATCTTGCTCCTGCTCTCCCAGCTCTTCAGTCTCCCTGGCCTGGGACTCGGATGAGGAGGGCCCCTGGGATCACTTGCCCTTGCCTGCCCGTGACTTCTGTGGCTTCCGAAGTTTCACGC cCCTGTCCATCCTGAAGAGGGCTCCCCGGAAGCGTCCAGGCCGCGTAGCCTTCGATGGCATCACTGTCTTCTACTTTCCCCGGTGCCAAGGCTTCACCAGCGTGCCCAGCCGAGGTGGCTGCACTCTGGGTATGGCCCCCCGCCACACTGCCTGCCGCCGCTTCTCCTTGGCTGAATTTACACAGGAGCAAGCCCGGGCACGGCGTGAGAAGCTGCGCCTACGCTTGAAGGAGGAGAAGTTGGAGGCTCTACGGTGGAAG TTCGCGGAGTCTGGGGTACCCGAGACAGAGGCCAGCCTGCCACTCACAGTGGACGCCATTGATGATGCCTCTGTAGAAGAGGACCTGGCTGTGGCCGTGGCAGGTGGCCGATTGGAGGAGATGACCTTCCTACAGCCCTACCCGGCCCGGCGGCGACGGGCTCTGCTGCGGGCTGCTGGTGTGCGGAGGATCGATCGCGAGGAGAGGCGGGAGCTGCAGGCCCTGCGCCAGTCCCGGGAGGACTGCGGCTGTCGCTGTGATCGGGTCTGTGACCCTGAGACCTGCAGCTGCAGTCTGGCAGGCATCAAGTGCCAG aTGGACCACACTGCGTTCCCTTGCGGCTGCTGCAGGGAGGGCTGCGAGAACCCCAAGGGCCGCGTGGAATTCAATCAGGCCCGGGTGCAGACTCACTTCCTGCACACACTCACCCGCCTGCAGCTGGAGCAGGGGGCTGAGAGCCTGGGGGAGCTGGAGGCTCCTGCCCCGGGCAGCCCAGCCAGCCCCGCTGAGCAGGCCCTGGCTCCTGCTTTTCCTCTGGCCAAGCCCCCTGTGAGCAGTGAGCTGGGCGAGAACAGCTGTAGCAGCGACATGACCGACTCGTCCACAGCTTCGGGTATAAGTGAGGCCCCCAGCAGCACCACGCACACAGGCCTGCCTGGCCCTGGCTTCCAGCCTGACGTGGATGATGACAGCCTGGCCCGGGTCCTGAGTCTCAGTGACTCTGACctaggaggagaggaggaggaggaagaggaagggggggtggggggcctcgACAACCTCAGTTGCTTCCACCCCGCTGATATCTTTGGTACTGGTGACCCTGGTGGCCTGGCAGGCTGGACCCACAGCTATTCCAGCTCTAGCCTCACGTCGGGCATCCTGGATGAAAATGCCAACCTGGATGCCAGCTTCTTCCTAAACGGGGGCCTTGTGGGGTTGGGAGAAGGCAGCCTCCCTGGCACCTCGGTGCTGCCCAGCTCGGACGCTGGCCAGAGCGACTCTGTGGACCTCAGCTTGTCTTCCTGTGACTCCTTCGAGCTGCTCCAGGCCCTGCCGGACTATAGTCTGGGGCCTCACTACACCTCCCGGAAGGTGTCTGACAGCCTGGAAAACCTCGAGGCACCCTGCTTCCCCTTGCCTGCCTTTTCTCCACCAGGGGACGCTGGCGCTTGCTTCCTGGAGTCCATCATGGGCCTGCCTGACGCAGCTGCCGAGGCCCTGACTCCCTTCGTGGACAGCCAGCTGTTTGAGGATAC